One region of Cydia pomonella isolate Wapato2018A chromosome 25, ilCydPomo1, whole genome shotgun sequence genomic DNA includes:
- the LOC133531342 gene encoding DNA/RNA-binding protein KIN17, giving the protein MGGKAEKGTPKYIANKIKAKGLQKLRWYCQMCQKQCRDENGFKCHTMSESHQRQLLLFADNASKYIDEFSKEFADGYVELLRRQFGTKRVNANKVYQDYISNRDHLHMNATQWETLTEFVKWLGREGKCVVDETEKGWFVAYIDRDPAAVAAMEAKAKKEKMDKDDQERMLEFIQKQVERGRKEGDDGTPSYTEFKRESSQERISLSLNLKRKADDKKPELLTSALKSKSKEESSSKKVKEEPSSKKTKEDKDRSKKNALDEIMEMEQRAKEKNNRKDYWLTEGILVKIVTKSLGDKYYKRKGVIEKVIEKYGAQVKLVDDGTKIKLDQNHLETVIPSPGRSVLFVNGPHRGAKGVLKEIDTDHFCCIVEVTTGSQSGRVIKDVQYEDISKLAA; this is encoded by the exons ATGGGTGGAAAGGCTGAAAAAGGCACACCAAAGTACATAGCGAACAAAATAAAAGCTAAAGGCCTCCAGAAGCTCCGTTGGTACTGCCAGATGTGTCAGAAGCAGTGCCGCGACGAGAATGGTTTCAAATGTCATACTATGTCGGAGTCGCATCAAAGGCAGCTGTTGTTGTTTGCCGACAACGCTTCGAAATACATTGACGAGTTTTCTAAGGAGTTCGCTGACGGTTACGTGGAGCTGTTGAGGCGGCAGTTTGGGACGAAGCGGGTGAATGCCAACAAAGTTTATCAGGATTATATTTcgaatag AGACCATCTCCACATGAACGCCACCCAATGGGAGACGCTCACAGAATTCGTCAAATGGCTGGGGCGAGAGGGCAAGTGTGTAGTGGATGAGACGGAGAAGGGCTGGTTCGTGGCTTACATCGACCGGGACCCCGCTGCCGTTGCTGCCATGGAAGCTAAGgcaaagaaggaaaaaatggatAAAGATGATCAG GAAAGGATGCTAGAGTTTATCCAGAAGCAAGTAGAACGAGGCAGGAAGGAGGGAGACGACGGCACACCCTCCTACACCGAGTTCAAGCGAGAGAGCAGTCAGGAGAGGATCTCGCTCAGTCTCAACCTTAAGAGGAAAGCAGATG aTAAAAAACCAGAACTCCTCACTTCTGCGTTAAAATCCAAAAGCAAAGAAGAATCCTCAAGCAAGAAGGTAAAAGAAGAACCTTCTagcaaaaaaacaaaagagGACAAAGATAGAAGTAAGAAAAATGCTCTGGACGAGATCATGGAGATGGAGCAGCGGgccaaagaaaaaaataaccg AAAAGATTACTGGCTAACCGAAGGCATACTAGTAAAAATCGTCACCAAATCTTTAGGAGACAAGTACTACAAGAGGAAAGGCGTTATTGAAAAGGTTATAGAAAAATATGGAGCCCAAGTGAAGCTGGTGGATGATGGCACCAAGATTAAGTTAGACCAG AACCACCTCGAAACAGTGATACCCTCCCCTGGCCGCAGCGTTTTGTTCGTGAACGGACCGCACCGCGGCGCTAAAGGAGTGCTAAAAGAGATTGACACAGATCATTTCTGCTGTATAGTGGAG GTAACTACAGGGTCGCAATCAGGCCGGGTAATAAAAGACGTGCAGTACGAAGATATCAGCAAATTAGCGGCGTGA